From one Liolophura sinensis isolate JHLJ2023 chromosome 10, CUHK_Ljap_v2, whole genome shotgun sequence genomic stretch:
- the LOC135477020 gene encoding uncharacterized protein LOC135477020, with protein sequence VARQYYTLPTLRYTNFVRALTMVDGVVSVVLWLTGGNSDYFVDNILHFHYKQSVFDLALMASVKVILTFLIYWKLEEQTVKLIDHPYEVTRRRNVRLLHTAALLAAIVFLAYCVTKGGIILNSFLNDPAFVPLHPTYYGLVISAPCFSLVELVVALLSFVAMRRLKLQRILHRFNDEGQELDEEGKPKKKSASIMRLVKLAKSECGLIGFGVIGLLVSSGAQMVAPLFFGKVVDAAQKSMADLNMTVLTLLGIYIGGAIGSMFRSWLFTLAGHRFVARLRKNLYNNIIRQDIAFFDTNRTGELTNRLSSDTQVVSNAVTVNISMLVRNLLQIFGSLLLMFILNPALTGVLLAVVPVVAIGAVQYGMYVKKLRKTFQDRLADAGVIAEESFSSVRTVRTFSAENKSMASYGVDIDKSYQEGKKLSLIQGMFDGTIGILSYGAIALVLWYGGKLVNEGHLSPGILTAFLLYTLQVALGFAILSSLYGDFMQAVGASMRIFDLLDLKADIPLDTGMTLPSLQGDTGFYSVKFTYPSRPETPVLKGVSFEIERGQMVALVGPSGGGKSTIVSLLERFYDPESGTITLGGADLKALDPHWFRKQISMVSQEPTLFGCSIRDNIAYGRDEATDEEVMEVAKRANAHDFIMSFEDGYKTMVGERGVRLSGGQKQRVAIARALLMDPVLLLLDEATSALDAESEHLVQEAIDRAMKGRTVLVIAHRLSTVRDASQVIVIDKGEIAEKGTHEELVQKDGVYKKLVLRQLMAGSIQTDRSTDGSPQVTDTDATDTEGKVNEFSNVVLD encoded by the exons GTGGCACGCCAGTACTACACGTTACCAACGCTGCGCTACACAAACTTCGTGAGAGCCTTGACAATGGTGGATGGAGTAGTGTCCGTGGTGTTATGGTTAACTG gAGGCAACTCAGACTATTTTGTAGACAACATATTACATTTCCACTACAAGCAGTCTGTGTTTGACCTTGCCCTAATGGCCAGTGTGAAGGTCATTTTGACTTTCCTGATTTACTGGAAACTGGAAGAGCAGACGGTCAAACTGATTGACCATCCGTATGAGGTGACACGCAGACGTAACGTACGTCTGCTTCACACAGCGGCTTTGCTAGCAGCCATCGTGTTTCTAGCTTATTGTGTGACAAAAGGTGGGATTATTTTGAACAGTTTTCTAAACGACCCAGCCTTCGTCCCTTTGCACCCCACATATTATGGTTTAGTTATCTCAGCTCCATGTTTCAGTCTGGTCGAGCTTGTTGTGGCTCTGTTAAGTTTTGTAGCCATGCGACGTCTCAAACTACAGCGCATTCTTCATCGTTTTAATGACGAGGGCCAGGAATTAGACGAGGAAGGAAAACCGAAGAAGAAATCTGCAAGCATCATGCGTTTAGTGAAGTTGGCGAAATCG GAATGTGGGCTGATAGGCTTTGGAGTGATAGGCTTGCTTGTTTCCAGCGGAGCACAGATGGTTGCTCCTTTGTTTTTTGGGAAAGTGGTGGATGCTGCACAGAAATCTATGG CTGACCTTAACATGACAGTTCTCACGCTCCTGGGCATCTACATAGGGGGCGCTATAGGCTCCATGTTTAGGTCCTGGCTCTTCACTCTGGCCGGGCACAGGTTTGTGGCTCGACTGAGAAAAAACCTGTACAACAACATCATCAGACAAGATATCGCTTTCTTTGATACGAACAG AACTGGTGAATTGACCAATCGTTTGTCGTCAGATACACAAGTGGTGTCAAATGCCGTCACG GTAAATATCTCCATGCTGGTGAGGAACCTTTTGCAGATATTTGGATCTCTGCTCCTCATGTTTATCCTTAACCCAGCCTTAACAGGGGTTCTTCTGGCTGTGGTTCCTGTTGTGGCTATAGGAGCTGTCCAGTATG GCATGTACGTTAAAAAGCTGAGGAAAACATTCCAAGACCGACTGGCCGATGCAGGTGTCATTGCAGAGGAAAGCTTCTCTAGTGTAAGAACCGTCCGTACGTTCTCTGCTGAAAACAAGTCTATGGCAAGTTACGGGGTGGATATCGACAAAAGTTATCAAGAGGGCAAAAAACTCTCCCTGATTCAAG GCATGTTTGATGGGACAATAGGGATCCTGTCTTACGGAGCTATTGCCCTTGTGCTGTGGTATGGAGGCAAGCTCGTTAATGAGGGGCATTTGTCACCTGGAATTCTTACAG CCTTTTTGCTGTACACCCTTCAGGTGGCTTTGGGATTTGCCATACTCTCATCTCTCTATGGTGATTTTATGCAG GCTGTGGGTGCATCAATGAGGATATTTGACCTGCTGGACCTGAAGGCTGACATTCCCCTGGACACAGGAATGACCCTGCCCAGCTTACAAGGGG ACACAGGATTCTACAGTGTGAAGTTTACCTACCCATCTCGTCCTGAGACTCCAGTCCTGAAG GGTGTATCCTTTGAGATAGAGCGAGGTCAGATGGTGGCGTTGGTGGGGCCCTCTGGTGGCGGGAAGTCCACAATCGTGAGCCTGTTGGAACGTTTCTATGACCCAGAATCAGGGACCATCACTCTAG GGGGAGCTGATCTCAAGGCACTGGATCCTCATTGGTTCCGCAAACAGATCTCCATGGTGAGCCAGGAACCTACATTGTTTGGATGTTCTATCCGTGATAACATCGCCTATGGAAGAGACGAAGCTACTGATGAGGAG GTGATGGAAGTGGCCAAACGAGCCAACGCCCACGACTTCATCATGTCGTTCGAAGATGGTTACAAGACGATGGTTGGGGAGCGGGGCGTGCGTTTGTCAGGCGGACAGAAGCAGCGTGTTGCGATCGCGCGCGCTCTTCTCATGGACCCTGTGTTACTTCTTCTGGATGAG GCAACCAGCGCTCTGGATGCTGAGAGTGAACACCTGGTACAAGAGGCTATTGACCGGGCCATGAAGGGGCGCACTGTTTTAGTCATCGCACACCGATTGTCTACAGTCAGGGATGCCTCACAG gtAATTGTCATAGATAAAGGTGAGATCGCTGAGAAAGGAACACACGAGGAACTTGTGCAAAAAGATGGCGTTTACAAAAAACTGGTGCTGCGGCAACTCATGGCTGGATCCATTCAAACTGACAGGTCAACTGACGGATCACCACAAGTAACTGACACCGATGCAACTGACACTGAAGGGAAGGTCAATGAGTTCAGTAATGTTGTCCTTGATTGA